In Phragmites australis chromosome 17, lpPhrAust1.1, whole genome shotgun sequence, the following are encoded in one genomic region:
- the LOC133896938 gene encoding uncharacterized protein LOC133896938 → MTAVPSLAPFSLSHSSLSHGSRASSALGRAAQRAGGRWASGDRAGDGRRGAWAGELGLAWAARRTGGRARLGLGSAGVSRPAMDEQGGAEAHLRPPWRAFLSLKSMVAGTDGVSPNAHVLFAAAKASAVLHDRCAGTCIHGSVVVRGYGDDGVVLSALVDMYGHAAAPGDARKAFEELRAPDGMRGCREVVVESSLVDLYASYRFVQ, encoded by the exons ATGACTGCAGTGCCCTCCCTcgctcccttctccctctctcactcgtCCCTCTCCCATGGTAGTCGGGCGAGCTCGGCGCTCGGGCGGGCGGCGCAGCGCGCGGGCGGGCGATGGGCAAGCGGCGATCGGGCGGGCGACGGGCGGCGCGGCGCGTGGGCGGGCGAGCTCGGCCTGGCCTGGGCGGCGCGGCGGACGGGCGGGCGAGCTCGGCTTGGCCTGGGTAGTGCGGGCGTGAGTAGGCCGGCAATGGACGAGCAGGGAGGGGCGGAGGCACATCTAAG GCCACCCTGGCGCGCATTCCTCTCCCTGAAGTCCATGGTCGCCGGCACAGACGGCGTCTCCCCCAACGCCCACGTGCTCTTCGCCGCTGCCAAGGCCTCCGCCGTGCTCCACGACCGCTGCGCAGGCACCTGCATCCATGGGAGCGTCGTCGTCCGCGGGTATGGCGACGACGGCGTTGTGCTGAGCGCGCTCGTAGACATGTACGGCCACGCGGCTGCACCCGGTGACGCGCGGAAGGCGTTCGAAGAACTGCGTGCCCCGGACGGGATGAGAGGCTGTAGAGAGGTTGTTGTCGAATCTTCACTCGTGGACCTGTACGCGAGCTATCGATTTGTTCAATGA
- the LOC133896760 gene encoding protein CHAPERONE-LIKE PROTEIN OF POR1, chloroplastic-like isoform X2: MQAMAAAFLARPSLPRPLRIGCRVTDGALVRGGIVALPPRLWGPRCSMSLSIGAGAGAGAGGDRGFSYEHVPVFPRYRMRDPYKLLGIYHYASEEEIRGARNFLIQQYAGHEPSEEAIEGAYEKIIMKSYQQRRKTKINLKTKLKRRVEDSPSWFKALLGYFEVPSMDIISRRLFFFAFIAGWSMATSAENGPAFQLAISLFSCIYFLNDKMKNLLRASTTGFGVLVGGWIIGSLLVPLIPTFLIPPTWSLELLTSLVAYVFLFLGCTFLK; the protein is encoded by the exons ATGCAGGCGATGGCCGCAGCCTTCCTCGCCCGCCCCTCTCTCCCGCGGCCCCTCCG CATCGGCTGCAGGGTCACGGATGGGGCGTTGGTGCGTGGCGGCATCGTCGCGCTCCCGCCGCGGCTGTGGGGCCCGCGGTGCTCCATGAGCCTCTCCATcggggccggcgccggcgccggcgccggaggagACCGCGGGTTCAGCTACG AGCATGTTCCGGTGTTCCCAAGATACCGTATGCGGGATCCCTACAAACTTCTTGGCATATATCATTATGCATCTGAAGAAGAGATCCGGGGTGCGAGGAATTTCCTTATTCAACAGTATGCTGGGCATGAACCAAGTGAAGAAGCTATTGAGGGTGCTTACGAGAAGATAATCATGAAGAGCTACCAGCAACggaggaaaacaaaaattaatCTGAAAACCAAGTTAAAAAGGCGAGTAGAGGACTCCCCGTCATGGTTTAAGGCACTACTTGGTTACTTTGAGGTGCCATCAATGGATATTATTTCTAGAAGATTGTTCTTTTTTGCTTTCATTGCTGGATGGAGTATGGCGACTTCTGCAGAGAATGGACCGGCATTTCAG CTCGCAATATCGCTCTTCTCGTGCATCTATTTCCTCAACGACAAGATGAAGAATCTCCTCAGGGCATCAACAACTGG GTTTGGAGTGCTTGTTGGTGGCTGGATTATTGGTTCTCTACTGGTCCCACTGATCCCAACATTTCTCATCCCACCTACATGGTCCCTTGAGCTTCTCACCTCTCTGGTAGCATATGTTTTCTTGTTCCTGGGATGCACTTTCCTCAAATGA
- the LOC133896760 gene encoding protein CHAPERONE-LIKE PROTEIN OF POR1, chloroplastic-like isoform X1 has translation MQAMAAAFLARPSLPRPLRFVEFSIGCRVTDGALVRGGIVALPPRLWGPRCSMSLSIGAGAGAGAGGDRGFSYEHVPVFPRYRMRDPYKLLGIYHYASEEEIRGARNFLIQQYAGHEPSEEAIEGAYEKIIMKSYQQRRKTKINLKTKLKRRVEDSPSWFKALLGYFEVPSMDIISRRLFFFAFIAGWSMATSAENGPAFQLAISLFSCIYFLNDKMKNLLRASTTGFGVLVGGWIIGSLLVPLIPTFLIPPTWSLELLTSLVAYVFLFLGCTFLK, from the exons ATGCAGGCGATGGCCGCAGCCTTCCTCGCCCGCCCCTCTCTCCCGCGGCCCCTCCG TTTTGTTGAATTCAGCATCGGCTGCAGGGTCACGGATGGGGCGTTGGTGCGTGGCGGCATCGTCGCGCTCCCGCCGCGGCTGTGGGGCCCGCGGTGCTCCATGAGCCTCTCCATcggggccggcgccggcgccggcgccggaggagACCGCGGGTTCAGCTACG AGCATGTTCCGGTGTTCCCAAGATACCGTATGCGGGATCCCTACAAACTTCTTGGCATATATCATTATGCATCTGAAGAAGAGATCCGGGGTGCGAGGAATTTCCTTATTCAACAGTATGCTGGGCATGAACCAAGTGAAGAAGCTATTGAGGGTGCTTACGAGAAGATAATCATGAAGAGCTACCAGCAACggaggaaaacaaaaattaatCTGAAAACCAAGTTAAAAAGGCGAGTAGAGGACTCCCCGTCATGGTTTAAGGCACTACTTGGTTACTTTGAGGTGCCATCAATGGATATTATTTCTAGAAGATTGTTCTTTTTTGCTTTCATTGCTGGATGGAGTATGGCGACTTCTGCAGAGAATGGACCGGCATTTCAG CTCGCAATATCGCTCTTCTCGTGCATCTATTTCCTCAACGACAAGATGAAGAATCTCCTCAGGGCATCAACAACTGG GTTTGGAGTGCTTGTTGGTGGCTGGATTATTGGTTCTCTACTGGTCCCACTGATCCCAACATTTCTCATCCCACCTACATGGTCCCTTGAGCTTCTCACCTCTCTGGTAGCATATGTTTTCTTGTTCCTGGGATGCACTTTCCTCAAATGA
- the LOC133896760 gene encoding protein CHAPERONE-LIKE PROTEIN OF POR1, chloroplastic-like isoform X3: protein MQAMAAAFLARPSLPRPLRVTDGALVRGGIVALPPRLWGPRCSMSLSIGAGAGAGAGGDRGFSYEHVPVFPRYRMRDPYKLLGIYHYASEEEIRGARNFLIQQYAGHEPSEEAIEGAYEKIIMKSYQQRRKTKINLKTKLKRRVEDSPSWFKALLGYFEVPSMDIISRRLFFFAFIAGWSMATSAENGPAFQLAISLFSCIYFLNDKMKNLLRASTTGFGVLVGGWIIGSLLVPLIPTFLIPPTWSLELLTSLVAYVFLFLGCTFLK from the exons ATGCAGGCGATGGCCGCAGCCTTCCTCGCCCGCCCCTCTCTCCCGCGGCCCCTCCG GGTCACGGATGGGGCGTTGGTGCGTGGCGGCATCGTCGCGCTCCCGCCGCGGCTGTGGGGCCCGCGGTGCTCCATGAGCCTCTCCATcggggccggcgccggcgccggcgccggaggagACCGCGGGTTCAGCTACG AGCATGTTCCGGTGTTCCCAAGATACCGTATGCGGGATCCCTACAAACTTCTTGGCATATATCATTATGCATCTGAAGAAGAGATCCGGGGTGCGAGGAATTTCCTTATTCAACAGTATGCTGGGCATGAACCAAGTGAAGAAGCTATTGAGGGTGCTTACGAGAAGATAATCATGAAGAGCTACCAGCAACggaggaaaacaaaaattaatCTGAAAACCAAGTTAAAAAGGCGAGTAGAGGACTCCCCGTCATGGTTTAAGGCACTACTTGGTTACTTTGAGGTGCCATCAATGGATATTATTTCTAGAAGATTGTTCTTTTTTGCTTTCATTGCTGGATGGAGTATGGCGACTTCTGCAGAGAATGGACCGGCATTTCAG CTCGCAATATCGCTCTTCTCGTGCATCTATTTCCTCAACGACAAGATGAAGAATCTCCTCAGGGCATCAACAACTGG GTTTGGAGTGCTTGTTGGTGGCTGGATTATTGGTTCTCTACTGGTCCCACTGATCCCAACATTTCTCATCCCACCTACATGGTCCCTTGAGCTTCTCACCTCTCTGGTAGCATATGTTTTCTTGTTCCTGGGATGCACTTTCCTCAAATGA